In Capricornis sumatraensis isolate serow.1 chromosome 16, serow.2, whole genome shotgun sequence, a genomic segment contains:
- the LOC138093288 gene encoding olfactory receptor 9G4-like — MNVGNRTILTEFILLGLSTDPQWQLILFGVFLTVYLVTLSGNMTLVILIRIDSHLHTPMYFFIGNLSFLDFWYTSVYTPRILATCVSEDKRFSLAECGAQLFFSCVVAYTECFLLVAMAYDRHMAICNPLLYSSSMSPSLCTRLVAGSYIGGFLNAIAHTANTFRLSFCGKNIIDHFFCDAPPLVKMSCTDTKVYEEVLLGFVGFTVLSSILVIIISYFHILLAILRIRTASGRHKAFSTCASHLVSVMLFYGSLLFMYSRPSSIYSLKRDKTAALFYTVINPLLNPLIYSVRNKDVKEAFWKAAKTIRPQR, encoded by the coding sequence ATGAATGTTGGAAATCGCACCATCCTGACTGAATTCATCTTACTGGGTCTCTCAACAGACCCCCAGTGGCAACTAATACTATTTGGAGTATTTCTGACTGTCTATTTGGTTACCTTGTCAGGGAACATGACCCTGGTTATCTTAATTCGTATTGATTCCCACCTGCACACACCTATGTATTTTTTCATTGGCAATCTGTCTTTCTTGGATTTCTGGTACACCTCTGTTTACACTCCCAGAATCCTGGCGACTTGTGTCTCAGAAGATAAGCGCTTTTCCCTGGCTGAATGTGGAGCCCAGCTATTCTTTTCTTGCGTTGTAGCCTACACTGAGTGCTTTCTCCTAGTAGCCATGGCGTATGACCGCCACATGGCAATCTGTAACCCGCTACTTTATTCGAGTTCTATGTCCCCTTCTCTCTGTACCAGACTTGTTGCTGGCTCCTATATAGGAGGCTTCTTGAATGCCATAGCCCATACTGCCAACACTTTTCGCCTGAGTTTCTGTGGCAAAAATATCATCGACCACTTCTTTTGCGATGCACCGCCACTGGTGAAGATGTCATGTACAGACACCAAGGTCTATGAGGAGGTCCTCCTGGGTTTCGTGGGTTTCACGGTCCTCTCGAGCATTCTGGTCATCATCATTTCCTATTTCCACATCCTTCTCGCTATTCTGAGGATCCGCACGGCTTCAGGAAGGCAcaaggccttctccacctgcgCCTCACACCTGGTCTCGGTCATGCTCTTCTATGGATCCTTGCTCTTCATGTACTCAAGGCCAAGTTCCATCTACTCCCTGAAAAGAGACAAAACGGCTGCCCTGTTCTACACTGTGATCAACCCACTGCTCAACCCTCTCATCTATAGTGTGCGAAACAAAGACGTCAAAGAGGCCTTCTGGAAAGCAGCAAAGACCATAAGGCCTCAGAGATGA